The following is a genomic window from Nitrospinaceae bacterium.
CTGTTCTTGTAATGCGTGATCCGGAGTAGCTTAAACTCCGGGGGCCCCTTTGTGGTGTTATCCGCCCGCGAGGGGCCCCCGGTGCTTTATTCCTTGTTCGATCTCACCCCTACCCCGTTGGTAATGCATGAGGCTTTTTTTGTGTTGAGCCGGCCTTTGCCGATGCTCAGGCGTGGCCATGGGCTGCCGGAGTTTGGCTGAGACGGGTTGGCGCTTGAATCCAGTTGGCGACTATTGTAGTCGTTTGAAGTGGATGCGACATGTAAAATATTGATATTTAAGCATTCGTCCAGAATTGGCTCATCGTCCCTCGAGAATCGGGCATACAGGTCCAGGGTCATGGATATATTCGCATGGCCCATGAGGCGCTGGGCTATTTTGGGGGGTAGGTTCCGCTTTGCGAGGATGCTGGCAAAAACGACACGGAGGTCGTGGAATCGGCAGTGACGCATATTTACTTTTT
Proteins encoded in this region:
- a CDS encoding tyrosine-type recombinase/integrase, whose translation is MFPISYHSVWHAHTRILEKVNMRHCRFHDLRVVFASILAKRNLPPKIAQRLMGHANISMTLDLYARFSRDDEPILDECLNINILHVASTSNDYNSRQLDSSANPSQPNSGSPWPRLSIGKGRLNTKKASCITNGVGVRSNKE